Sequence from the Gadus chalcogrammus isolate NIFS_2021 chromosome 21, NIFS_Gcha_1.0, whole genome shotgun sequence genome:
cacacacacacacacacataccaaacacacacacacacatatgcgcgcgcgcacacgcgcgcacacacacacacacacacacacacacacacacacacacacacacacacacacacacacacacacacacacacacacacacacacacacacacacacgagccgATGGAGCGAATCCATATCCAAAAAAAGCAAAGAAAGAAGGGATAATAGACAATGCAGCTGTGAAAGGGGGTCCGCGGCGCTAACTAAACAGCCTTTGCGCGCCGTAGTGTAGTGCTTTGTGTCCATATGTATGCTCGGCAACTGGCCTCTCTAGCATCTGAAATTGCTATTGTTTGCAGCCGTGCCTAGAGTCGTGCTTttgaggacagagaggggaggagtgggaTTTGGGGCGGAGGTCGTTGCCATGCAAATGATGCGCACGGGAAACGTGCAGGCTAAACTGacttttttttcaatatttctTCTTGTGTGTGGACAATCTTGTTGAGCTCCTAGACATCTTAATGGGTAGCCATCCTACCCATTAAGTATTCTTAAGCAAATCACCTGCTTGCTCCAAGAAGATTTGTGTTAATAACATACTGAgggactgacacacacgcacacaaatgtgcgcacacacacacacacacacacacacacacacacacacacacacacacacacacacacacacacacacacacacacacacacacacacacacacacacacacactcttaatactaatctaaaataatataatattgtgtTGAAGTTATGTTGTACCACTGCTATAGCatatttaaaaacatatttactTACTTCACAAATATACAACATTTTACAAATAGCTTCACTTTTCTTTTTAGTAAAGAAAGGAAAATACAACATATAATGGATGATTTTGTAATAACACAAGACCAGTTTGTAACATGATATTTGTTGGCCAACATTTGCAAAGGCCCAAGGCTTAATTAATGACACACATACTGCAAACAAAAAAGTCAGACAACATTCAGATACACGCaaaggtatacacacacacacaagcgttcacacagacacacacacaaacacacacacacacacacacacacacacacacacacacacacacacacacacacacacacacacacacacacacacacacacacacacacacactattgccCCTTGCAACATTTTTTAATCCGTCCCATACGTGGCagttatatatagataaatatatatatttatataaatatgttgATATGATGTTGATGTGTCTCTTCAGTCGGATACTCCTGAGGAGAAGGAGTCCTCCAAAGTCACAAAGCAAGAGGTAAGTGGTTCACACTTTGGAGCGCCAGGGTGTgcggctgctgtgtgtgtttttgaagtgttttgatgtgttttcttttgcaaaaaagtgtgtttgtgtgtgaatacgGCGTGtctccaatgtgtgtgtgtgtgtgtgtgacaataaGCACACCCACTGCTAAGTCGAATCGAGTGAGAAGGACACTCCATCTCCAGCTATGAAGCAGAAACACAAGCGCATATATGATCCTGAAAATGGACCCTAAAGGTACATCTgatatctctctctgcctgtctctctcttctgtctctctccctcctccttgcTCATCCCTTGTTGCGGTAGCCGACCAGAAGGTCAGAGAGACTGTCAGTGGTGAGTTGGATTCTCCCGCTCTGtcttcacccctctctctttctctttcctctcatCCGCgtatctctctcctccctgggaCACCCCTTGGACTCAGTCTTTCGGGGGACATTTGAATCCCTTGCTCTCGGGTCAATGTGACGACCccggaattaaaaaaaaaaacgagtgaATCGGGTCGTTCACGTTCAAAACTTTCCCAGAGGGGTGTGTCCAAGGGCCGTATGCATGTCTTTTCTAGGTTGTCTCTGTCCCTTATATTTGTGTTGGTCTGTCATAGCAGAGCTGCACACTTATTAATGTGTACACTCCCACATCGCCCAATGCCAACATCCTTCACAATTGTGTGTTATCCATGTTTCAGTGCAACGTTTTGGTTTAGAAGTTGAATTGAACATGAATACATGAACGGAGGAGGTTTATGGACATTTTCCTGATAATTCACAaatcaatatttattttaatcattaTCTTGTGTAAACGGTTGTACGACCGTCACAGGAAATCGTTTTTGGTGTGTTATTAATTAGTTGTTGCGCAGCTCTGCTTGATGGGTAATGTCATGTCTTGTACCTCTGCTTCagtttttttgtcttttatcTGTTTGGGTCTTTTGTCTGTTTGGTCTTTTGTCTGTTTATCACTGTCGATCGGTGCATGCTGGAAGAATGTTTGAATGTATACCTGTGTCGAATCTATGCACATGCTGTGAAGATTTTGTTTAGTCCTTTCTTGTCTCACTACTCATGTTGTATTACTGTAAGTAGCACTCGGAAGTGCAAGAAGAAACAATAGTAGTAATGTTACAACTAACAATGGCGGTATATAGaaacaacaaagaaaataaaaggcaGTCAATAAGAAATCATTTGATGCCAATTTTAAGCAAAATAGACAATGCAATTGTAGTCATTGCAGAAATCTCTTAACCACACAATagtatgacacacacaaacgcacacacacacacacacacacacacacacacacacacacacacacacacacacacacacacacacacacacacataaatacatacatacatacatacataaacacacagagataaGGAATTATCACATAATTGATCAATGGCCCATAGCGACAGAACATTGACCTCAGGCCAATAGGGTCAACAGCTTTTTTTGAGAAGCTGTATTTTAAAATCATTATTGAGAGATAATGAGAGCAGATCCACTTAAATGACAAGGCTGGCataattatattcatattaCTTATAACAACATCGATATAACAGGCAATAGCGACAATGTTCACAGTCTCTACCTGCTTCATAGTATTGAACAGTAGGGTTGGACACTAGGTCGTACTTTTGTTGTGTGGAAACACATGAAGTCACATAGTTTTTAATTTGTCAGCGGTCAGCGGAATCAATCTGGTAATTGATTCTGCTGACCAATCAACCACATTATATAgggagaaagacacacataccTCACAGATATTTAACATGTAGATTAGGGTAAAATACAGGCCAAGTGTTCCCCTGAAGGAGTATTCACTTTGGTAAtcatgaacaaaacaaaacaaaaactacaAAAACTTAACTACATGTGaaaaaacattttcattaaCTGATAACAAAAATTTTTTTTCAAAGACTAAAAAAGGTATTGTGTGTTTACAAAATCAACAAAATTGTttcaaaattataaataaaatgtctttAGTTTTTCGCCTTTGTCTATGTATTTCATTCATAATGGTCTTCCTTTAGGCATACTATTATGAatgtattattactattaattattaatagtaTTTTGGATGGATTTTAAATCTACCAATATTTTAGCTGTGTCAGTTTAAGCCAAACCTTTTATTGAGTTGCtccaaaaatgtgtttgtgacgtTTACAATCTCGCCCCTAACGAATACCCCATATTACAAAAAATCAATCAAATCAAGAATTTTAAAAAACTAAGCTAAACTAGCTCTGAAACGGctctgaatttttttttaacagaagtTGAAAGCAAAGTAGAAAATCAATGAAACATGACAGACAATATTTACCTTAGCATTGACTAGTAGGAAAAAGTTGCGTAATATTATGACGTTAACCAGGCATGCTTCACCTGCAGAAACCTGTTGCACCCAGGCCTGAAGTGAAGCCAAAGAAGGCAGAAAAGGCCATCGTCAAGGTAACTCATATAAACTCTACAAGGTTTTGTGAATCAACATTGAATTTCAAGTTTTGCCTTAAAACTATGAATGTACATTGTAATGGTAGACCCATgtgaaacacagacatacatgcacacacacacacacacacacacacacacacacacacacacacacacacacacacacacacacacacacacacacacacacacacacacacacacacacacacacacacacacataaatagcAGACATCAATTTCAAAGCAACTAACAACACTAAGTAACACTGTTTTTGGACAGGTGAGAAGGCTTTGCACTTTATCTGTTATCACAACAAGTTTCAACCCAGAAATAATTGTTTACACCTGTAATctacatcacccccccccccctcccacccccacacacaccctatctCTGTACagaagcctaaccctaaccctgttgaaGAGAAACCAGTAGGGAAGGCAAAGAAAGCAGTAGCCAAGGGCAAAACCGATGCTGGAGTTGCCCAGAACGGACAGGTCAAGAATGAGGTAGGAGATGGATTTCTTGGATTGAATAGACCTGTGAGTTTAGAGATGAGATGCAAGCTGTGCGTTTTATATGTATATCctttttaattgaataaatagTTTAAATGTTGCAAACGTCTTACACGGCTGGACTCCGCCCATACCCGTTTCTCAGTGACTTCATTCTAACCTTCAGATTAAAATCAGTGTTCCTGTCATCCATTCAAtgatctctctcactcttctctgCTTTCTTTCTCATGTCTTTTCCCACacaatgcatgtgcatgtgcacacacactcacgcaaacacacacacacacacacacacacacacacacacacacacacacacacacacacacacacacacacacacacacacacacacacacacacacacacacacacacacacacacacacacacagatctatgTGTGTCGTCCCAGTGTAAGTGTGACTTTCACCAGAACCAGGGCTTCCTCCATGATGTCAGTGAGGGGTCAGAGCGAGACTGTTCGAGTCCAGGGTATGGTGcggcgtgtgtgcgcgtgtgtgctaaTCCACTTAATGCGTGTGCGCTTCCACACTAACTCATTAGGGTCTACTGCTGACTTTAACCAAGTACTAATTGAGAAAAGGTTTGTGTGGTGTGCATCTACGGCACTGTTTGCCGTAGAGAGACAAATAATAATGGGTGTTGATTAAGTGAAACATATTTGACATTTAATGTTGTTGACATATAATAGATACCAGTTCCTACCAGATGGGAGGAACAGCTTTTGGACCTATACCTAAAATTCATTAACAACAATGGTTCTTCATGATAATTGTATCCATCTTGCCCTCTCTGTGAGCACTTTGTAACATACAGAGAGCTTTTTAGATCATTGGAAATGGATGTTGAGCAACCATTATTTGAGAAATCATCATTTGTTCCATCTATTGTGTGCTCAGCCTCAATCCACaagatttggggaaataaaggATTTCCAGCTTTGTTTAAACATTTCCTAACCCAAGACCAGGAAGTCTTGTTGGTACTACGGTGTTTACAAGCACACATGACCTCTGCATGCCACAGCATGTCAGGGTCGCCCTGAAGacttttgatttgttttgcaaGAAAGGTTTTTTAAACAGTCTAATTGTTTCCACACAGTTTTAGCAACGATCCACCTTGGTGATGTCTTCAGTGACACGTCGAAAGGCCGACTTGAGAGTTCATGACTTTCCTGACTCCGTTTCTCAATTGGAAGACACTTGTTATATTTTGTCGTATTATCTTGCCAAGAAAGTACGCGACTACTTTGCAAAATATGGAGTACCCATCCTTTAAATCAAGTGTTCAACTCCAAATTAGAAAAACATTGTTCAGATTGTTTTCAGGTTTGGCTATGGCTGCGTGTGACGTGACGCCAGTGTGGGCTTATGAGCCGTGTTCCTGTGGCAGATTATCCTCGTGTGGGATCTAAATCATGTTCTGTGTTCCAGGAAACCGAAGAAGCCGAGAGCGTTACTGAAGAGAAGGTGTAAATGAAAGGGAGGGATTGTCCTACCTAGATGATCACTTTGGTTTCTACTCGATGGCAGCAAAAcatctcttcttcttttttttaccgaGGATTTTGTAAGATGATTTTTTTCTAGACTCGTTTTAGTAAAAAATGGAAAACCAGCAATTCCCATTCCCTGTCTAC
This genomic interval carries:
- the hmgn3 gene encoding high mobility group nucleosome-binding domain-containing protein 3 isoform X2; translation: MPKRRSDTPEEKESSKVTKQEKPVAPRPEVKPKKAEKAIVKKPNPNPVEEKPVGKAKKAVAKGKTDAGVAQNGQVKNEETEEAESVTEEKV
- the hmgn3 gene encoding high mobility group nucleosome-binding domain-containing protein 3 isoform X1, which gives rise to MPKRRSDTPEEKESSKVTKQEPTRRSERLSVKPVAPRPEVKPKKAEKAIVKKPNPNPVEEKPVGKAKKAVAKGKTDAGVAQNGQVKNEETEEAESVTEEKV